A window of Sphingobacterium kitahiroshimense genomic DNA:
TAAAAAAAAGCTTTTTATTTGAAGGGTTATTGCTATATTTGCATACCGAAAAACGGCGGGGTAGCTCAGATGGTTAGAGCGCAGGATTCATAACCCTGAGGTCGGCAGTTCGATCCTGCTCCCCGCTACTTAAAGGAGACACTATATTAGTTGTCTCCTTTTTTTATGCCTAAATTTGGTGATACGATGTCTACTTCTTTATTGTTCTTAAAAAAATACTATTATATCAAAACAGTTTAACGTGGGAATGACTGGCGGTGCACTATAGCTAGGAGTATCATTTGTACAATGATCTTGCAAGCGGTAATAGTATATTTCCGGATCCTATTCTAGTTTCATGCTCTTTACCACCGTTAGTTCAGTCTTTAGTTAATTTTACTTCGTTTAAGAATTTAGTAATAACTTTTAGAAATTGCTCAGGATATGCGAAATGAATATTGTGATCCACATTTTCAAAAGCAATATGTTTGATGAAGTTGGAATGCTTTTCAGCAAGCATTTTGTTTTCTGCATAAACAGGCATAGGATCGTGAACTGAAATGGCATCTAGTATAAGTACCGGAATATTTACGTGTTTAAATATTTCAAATGGAGCTACTTTAATTATGGACGATGCATAGTTACTGACATTAGGGTTGCCAAATATTGCTTCTGACATCTGTAGACTGTCTCGCATATGATAGTATTCTTGTTGTCCGCGGTAGGTGATCCATTTTTGATCTAGCGGTTTCAAAAAACTTAAGATTTCAAATTGATCTGATTTATTACTGTCATCATAAAGGCTTTTGTAAGCATCAAAGTGGTTATCATAAAAGCCGAAATACTTTTCTTCTATTTCAGCGGGGAGATTGACTTCTTGTAATTTTTGTTCTAATTCTCTTTGATTCAACTTGAAGTAGCTGGTATTAAAGGCTACTGATCCGCCATCCTCCAGTATTAAACCTGCGACATATGTAGGAAACAGTTTATAAAAATTTGTCGCTAGGTAGCCTCCACGGGAAAATCCTCCTATAACAGCATGTTGAATTTCTAAAGTGTCCATTAATGATTTGATGTCAATACAGAGATCATCGAATGAAGCATCAAATGGTGGCAGAGGAGTTTTTCCTGCATTATATTGATCTATTGAAATGATACGGTAACCAATTTTGACAAGGTGTAATGCAAAAGGAGCAAATTCGTAAGCATTACTTAGACTGCCATGGAGCCATATTAGTACTTTAGTTTTATTTTGATTGTCGCCCCATTGGAGATAGGATAAATTTACATTTATAGTTTCTGTAGTCCTGCGATGTTTTTGCTCATAAGTACTGAACTGTTTTGTAGCAGATTCATAATGACGTTCAAGTTGATTTTTATCTATTTCTTGAGCAAGCGAGGCTGTGCATGATAAGCAGCCGATAAGTAAAATGAAATGGAAAAGGACATGAATTGATTTATGGTACTTTGCGGGTACCCTTGTAATTTTTGATTTTAAGAAGTTTAACATACAGGAATCAAAGCTAATTTTGACTGTTAAAGATAGTGTATAATCAGCTCGTAAAAAAATAAGTGAATATTCTTATCCTTACATAAATTTTCGAAGTAATTTCATCACCCATTCTTTTTTTGTATAAGGAGGATAGATAAGTTGCGACATGTTGAATGCTGATTGAAAAGCTACTGACCTTTCATGTGAAAATGTTTTAAAGCCGAAAATGCCATGACAACTTCCCATTCCGCTACCATTTACGCCTCCAAAAGGAAGGTTTGGGTTAGAAACATGGATGACAACATCATTTATACACGCGCCACCTGAACTCGTGCTTTTTAACAAGCGTTTTACGGTAAGTTTATTTTTACTGAAAATGTATAGGGCCAAAGGTTTACTCTTGCTATTGATGATATTTAATGGCATCTCTAGATCGTCATAGGGAATAACGGGGAGTATTGGGCCAAAGATTTCTTCCTGCATAATTTTGCTGTCTAGCGATACATGAGATAGGAGGGTAGGATAAATGGTCAATTCGGGCCACAGTACTTCTCCTCCCCAAGCTATGGAGGCCCCATTGTCTACAGCATCAGTGATCAATCCCACTAATCTTTCGGCATGTTGTCGATTGATGATCTTACTATATTGTGCCATATCCAGTTGCTGTTGGTCATTAAAAAACTGACGGCTAACAGCTTCTTTGTACTGCTGTATAAACTCTTCAAGTTTGGATCTTTGTATAAATACATGATCAGGTGCAATGCAGGTCTGACCTGCATTGATGAGCTTGCCCCAAGCAATTTTTGAAGCAGCATCTTTTATATCGGCGGTTTCGTCAATGATGACTGGTGATTTTCCTCCTAATTCGAGTGTAACGGTACTTAGATTTTTGGAAGCTGCCTGCATAACAGCTTTTCCTACCGTAGTACTTCCTGTAAAGAATATGTGATCAAAAGGAAGCTGAAGTAGGAATTCTGAAATAGAACGATCTCCTTCGAAGCAAGCTATGTCCTCTTCTTGAAAAGTATTCTTAATTAATTGCGTGATGACATTACTCGTTGCAGAGCTGATTTCTGAAGGTTTTAATATGATGCAGTTTCCAGCTGCAATAGCAGATATTAATGGACTCATAATCAGTTGAAATGGATAGTTCCAAGGTGCAATGATTAGACATACGCCCCTTGGTTGCTGATATATGCGATTTGTTGCCAATATACTTGTCAATGTCCTGCGGGCCCTTTTTGGCTTCATCCATTGTTTTAAATTCTTGATGGCAAAATCAATTTCACTGAGTGCGAAAAATACTTCCGTAAGGGCGGACTCAAATTTACTTTTTCTTAGATCAGTCTGTAATGCATCGTAGATCTGTTCTTCAAATTCTTCAATTGCAGTTTTTAATCGACGTAATTTTAATATACGTTGTTGTGCTGTACTCCATTGGAGTACAGCTTTGTTTTTTTGCTGAAGTTCAAAAATGGTTTGGATATGATCTGTCATTAGTCAAGTATGTTTATAAGCTATGCTTCAAAAGTTATTTTTATTGTGGCAATTGCTGTATCCATTCTCGGATCAATGCAACACCTTCTTTATGAATGATGGTACGCGCGAGTTCTGGCATTGCTGTTCCAGGTTCTACACTATTCATGCGATGTAGTAGAATAGACTGCGTTGGATTTCCCGGAATGATATCAAAATCTAATCCTCCAGCTCCTCCACCAGCTGAAACGGGTGCTTTTTTTATGCCTAAATGATTTGGATTATTTTCTTCATAATCCAAAAATAGACCAGTATTAAATGCGTCGCCACCTTTTGTATGGCAATGTGCACAATTAATATCTAAATATGCACGTGCCCGCTTCTCTAAACTGTAATGTTTACTATCTGTCCATACCGGTAACTGTGCTACTTTTGAAATTTCGGGCAAGCCAACGAGTATCCCCTCTAAAGTCCATTTTGTTAGCTGGTTGTTCATTTGATCTTTAAGAATAAAGTTCAGATTTCTTGCTTTTGGACCGATTGGTGTTAGTGTATCGTTGTCAGTACGACACCTTTTGCAATCATTTGTATTTGGAACCATATAATTAGTGACATGTTTATTTCCATTTTCATCAAGTAAAGTAATCGGTACTTTAGCTCCTGTAATATGTCTAATCGCATCGGTCTGTTCTTTATTCCAAAGGTAATTCATGACTATCCATTTTTTATTTTTGGGATCTTTCACTAATAACCGGGTTTCAATCATGATCTTTTGGTGCGCCTCATTAGTATAAGCAAAATTTTTGATGATAATGCTCGAATCTGGAAATTCTAAGGGTCCACTAGCCCTATAGTTGATCTGCTTTCCGTGCGGAAGCACAATAAATCGATCTTTTATAGCATAATCTGTAAATAAGGGTGTACTTAAATCATATCTGATAACGCCTTTTACTGGTTCTAAATTTTTAAGGTTTCCTTTAAAAAATCCGTAATCTGAAAGTTTTTCCTTAAATGTAAATCCTTCAGTACTATTATCGGATTTTGCTTTATTAGTGTTATTACATCCTTGATGCATGAGCAAAATTAAGAATGTGCTGAGCAAGATGCTTATGGTTAAAAGGTAAAACTTTTGCATGATCATTTACATTGAAATGGTGCACTATCCGTATTTGGCTTCCAGTTTTCCGGCTTTGCAACATTTTGGAAGTCAGCGTTTACAAATAGATTTTCTTCAGGTTGATGGATACAGATAGAATCTGGATTTAATGCTGTTCCTTTTGTTAATACATTACTACTGAAACCGTCATATACGATTAATGGAATTCTTTTAAATTTGCGATTAGGGTCCAATTTATTTAGTTGTTCTTGAGTTGCAACTAATACTTGTCCAATTCGATGTTCGAATGCGGGTTTTGGAAATTCTGGTCCCATTTCAAGTTTATTGCTGTGTATTTTAATGTTTTTGGAAATAGGAGAATAGTTGGCATTAATTTTTTCTGCAGCTTTGTCATCTGTTGCAAAGCCTGATGCAATTGTAATTGCTGCGGTATTGTTTCCAGTAATTTTATTGTCGTAGATTTCAATATCTGAAGCTGCCAGGATGATAATACCACTTCCGGGCGAAGCATTTCCTACTCCCCAAGAGGTACCAAAACTTCCGCTTTTAGCAAAATTTCTAAAATTGTTGTCATAAATGTTGTTGTTATAAACTTTTACTTTACCACCCCTTTTCGATAAGTCTGGCAAATCAAAAATTAGAAATCCTGCTGTATTGTTATAAAATTCATTATTATATACTTCTGCATTTGACGTATTTTCAATTTCACATCCGGCCACATTTTTGGCTGCTTTACAATTGCGAACAATTGCTCCGTCTGTTTGGCCTACATAGATTCCTGCATCTGAAGAACCTTCTGTATAACAATTTTCAACAAGGACATTTTTGCAGAGCACAGGATAAATCGCATAGCCTCCACTTGTCGAATCTGCCTGACTCCATAGCGCATGTAAATTTGCAACTTTCACATCACTACTATTGCTGATTTTTAACAAATCACCTTTAGAGTCACGAATGGTCATGTTCTCGATAGTAAATCCTTTGACATCGGTAACTCGGATACCTTCTCCGCCTTGCGTTTGACTGGAAAAATTGAGGACCGTTTTATCATGGCCTTCTCCATGAATTAAAATATGTTTGACCTGTACGATACTTAAATTGTCAAATTTGTAATTACCTGCCTGAAGTAAAATACTTGTACTGTCTTTTATTGATAAGAATGCTTCTTCAATCTTTGCTTCTTCGCCAGGTTTAAAAGTCAAGATATTAGCATAGTTGTCCTGCTGTTCTTTTGTTCCTTTACAGGAGCTTATCATTCCTACTATCATAAATAGTAAAGTAAGCTTTAGATAAAATGATTGTTTCATAATGGTTATGGTTTATAAGTTTAAAGGTTAGGGTTGGTTATAATATATTATAAGCATAGGTGACATAATATACTGCTCCAATTCTGGGATTTGCGATTCCAGTTGAATAGTATTTATTGGTTATGTTAGTTGCACCGAGACGAATTCCTGAGCGTGCTTTGATCAACTTATAACTAATTTGTGCATCTATTACTGCAGAACTTGGTACTTCTCCCGAAGCTAATCCTCCCGATACGACATAATGATATCCGGGTTTGTACCGTAAACTGGTATTGAATGACCAAACTTGTTTTTTACCAAAGCCACTGTTTCCAAATTCCATATTGATATGATAATTTGGTGTATTAAAATTATTGATCTGACTATCATTTTTATTTTTCAGGTAGTCGGAATAGTAATTAATTTTACCCAAAAAGTTATATCCCATGTCAACACTTAAACTGGCGGCATAACCATAGGTATTTACTGTCTCACCTCCATTAAAAGCAATGTTATACTGTATGTAAGTGCTGTGATCTTTTAAGGCGTTAACATCATCAGTCCCTGGTGTGTTTGCTACATTGGCATAGCCAATGAAATTCTTCCAAGTGGAGAAATATCCTAGGATATCAATCATAAATCTATTGCCCAATAAGGCGGCATAACCCAATTCAAAAGCATTTACTGATTGCGGTTTGATATCGTCATATTGAAATTTTTCAAGTACACCTGGATCACCTGTTTCTTGAAACTTGAGTACACTTTCATAGACATATGGTGGGTACTTGTCAAATTGATAATTATCGTTTAGTAAGCGTGATGAACCTCCAGATGAATAGCTGTTGTATCCATTTAAAGTATTTTGCAAGGCTTGTATATTCGAAGGAAAGCTATAGGCATTTTGGTAGGAGAAGCGAATGAAATTTTGGTTCATTGCTTCGAAAACCAGGGACGCCCGCGATGTAACTTTTGGTGAGGAGAACAGCGTGTTTTTATCATATCTAAATGAAGCTGCTATGTTCAATCGTTCTTCAGCTACTTTTTTCGCCATTTGCACGTATGCACTATATTCATTTACATTTATGGGTTTATCTTTATCAGGAAATAGGGTGTTTTTACTGTTTAAATTATATAAACGCCAATTGACTCCGGCAATAACAGTCATAAATTTGATTTGATTACTGAAGTTGTATTGGGCTTCGGTATTGTATAATTTACTACGATCAAGAAAGAGTGTACCCCCTTCTGAAATAGGTGTACTTGTGATACTATCTCTAAGTCGATTGAATAGCGGAGTGCCTAACTCTGCTCGTCCCTGATCTGCAAATGCTCGCGCAGCTAAGTGTGCATCATTGAGTGCTGCTCCTCCGGCAAGTGAATTGATCAGTTGGTATGTATACTCAGGATACCAACCACCAGCTTCTCCATCATAGCTTGTTTTCCAAGACTCATTAATGTATTGCGCTGTAGGTCCTGCTACTAATGTACGGCCAGAATTTTCTTGGGTAGTATAGGTTCGGACAAACCAGTTGTCGCTTTTTAATTCCAGTCTGTACTGTCCTACTTTGAAACCTTTTAGTTGATATCGGGTATCATTGGTGTAAACGATATTTCCAGTGCCGAAAGTTCCTGATGCTATGGCTTCTATTTTAGGGCTTATCTTATAACGTAATTCTCCATTTATTTTAAAAAGTTTGGCGGTATTGTCTAAGTATCCATATTCTGGATATCCGGTACGAGCAACATAGTTGGGTTTACTCAGTAGTGGTTCTATAATAGGGGCTAGATCCGGATTTCCGGCAAGTGCTGCCTGTAGAAAGGGCGAAATATCGGTGGAGGTAGAGCCTCCGTAAAAATTTACGCCATTGTAGTTGGGATCAGTTAGGCTGGTTCCTGGTCCATTTTTATTGCTAGCATCATTGGCGACCCAATCTTTAGCCTGAGTATATTGTGTATTTATTTTGAAGGCGATTTTATCATTTATTTTTTTGGCGAAGCGAATTGTCCAATCGTAATAGGGGGAAGGTGATACAGGGTCATTTTTTTTCTTGTTATTGATGTGATTGACACCTTGTGTGATTAATACGCTAACTCCTTGGTATTTGAATGGATCTTTACCTGTCATAACCATGGTTCCATTTAATCCCCTTGAACCATATAATGCAGAGGATGCTCCTGAAAGAAGTTCAATATTATCCACATCGAGCTGAGTTAGACCAATTGCGGAGCCGAGCGGGAAATTTAACCCAGGTGCCTGGTTGTCCATACCATCTACGATTTGGGTGAAATTAGTATTACCGCTTGTATTGAAACCTCTAGTTGTTACACTGGTAAATCCCAGACTAGAGACAGTTACATCTACTCCTTTTAGTCCTTGCATCATATCCATGTAATTGATTTGCGGGGAGTTAACGACATCTTTGGCACTGATCTGTTCGATGGTAACTGGAGACGACAGTTTATTTTGTACTGTTCTGCTTGCCGAGACGACGACTTCTTGACCAAGAATCTGAGCTGGTTTTAAAAGTAGTTCTAATGGAGTTGAAAAACTTTCTACGATGAATTCTTGAGGTTCATAACCTATTGAGGAAATCAATAATGTAATCGGAAGTGATTTAGAGGTTTTCAATTGAAACCTACCCCGATCGTCACTATAGGTGCCATCGGTGCCATTTTTAACGCGAATCGAGATTGCGTATGCGGCTTCATTGGTGGTACTGTTTTTAATGCTTCCTTTAATAAAGCTCTGCGCGAGGACTGTGCCGGGCATACAGAGATAAAGGATCAGATTGAGTAAAAGGACCTTTTTCATATTTATAATTGGTTAGTTTTAGCAACAACATTAAAAAATATCAAAAATAGCTTTTACCCTTTCTCTAGTTTCTATCGAATACTACATTGCGGCTACTTTTTAATTCCTTTAAAAATCAAAGACACTAAAAATTTGGTATCTTGCAGACTTTGCGAATAATCAATTTCAGGCTCTTGTTTTAGTATAGCCTGTTGTTCCACACTGTGTTTTAGTGCATTGGAAAAATTGATCAATACGGAAGCTGTATTTTTTGGATCTTTTAATTCCAATTCTTCCTCTTTAACTGCTTCTTCCAATAGCTGTGTGAGGAATGCTTTTTCTCGAATCATCAAGGCATCATATAGCTCGAAGAATCGCGGAAGTAACTTACCCATTGATTCTACCGAAACACGATTCATGTTCAATACATTTTTATAATAATTGAATCGTGATTCGAGATAAAATGCTGTTCTATTTTCAATTCCTTCTTTCTCAACCGTAGCACTTTGTAGCGAATGAATATAGTTTTCGCCTTCTTCTAGTGCTACCTCAATGAATATATCTTCTTTGCTTTTATAGTAATAGTATAATGATGTTTTATTGAGACCAACAGCTTTGGCAATGTCTTCAAGGGTTGTTTTGTCCAAACCGAATTTCGCAAAACATTCCATTGCTGATTTACCAATTTTTTTCTTTACTTCTTCTTTCTTACTCATATTGCTTAGACTAAAGTTATAAATACAAATTCAATTTTCCAAACATTTTATTAAAAAGTTTGAAAAGTTGAAAATAACCTGTTTTAATTTTTTAAACTTAATAAAATTAAGGTATTAATAGTTTTTTATTGATGATCATCTTTATTTTTTCTTTATCAAAATAGAAAAGATGATGGTTAATTAAGATTAGTACACATGAGTATCCTTAATAAGGAGTGAAAGAATAGAGTAATGTTATTCAGGATCTATAGATTTGAGCTACGTGGTTATTTGTTGAAGTTAATCAGGATCCAAGATAGGATGTTTTGAATAATAAAAGAATTACGGGGGCCATAGCCCCCGTAATTCTTTTATGCTTAATTAGGGTTAAGCATCTTTTTGCTGAAATTGTGTTTCAACGTATTTTTTAAAATTATTGAGGATGGCCTGCCACCCCGAGTGTTGTTGTTCTTCGGAATGTGAGGTTTCGCTATCAAAACTCTGAACGATTGTTACCACGTTTTTGTTTTCAAAAAATGTAGTACTTACCTTTCGGTTGTCTCCAAGCGTATATGCTATATGCCTAAGGGGCCTCACTTCATCATATTGTCCTTCAAAATTAAAATCAAAACTTTTATCCTTTGCGGCCATGTGAAAACTGAATCGACCTCCATTTCGCAAATCATTGGTTGCGCTTGTTGTTTCCCAATCATCGCTTGCAGCATTCCAGTGAATAATATGCTCTGGTTTGCTAAATAGTTTCCAGACATATTCTAAGGGGGCATTTATATCGGCACTGACTGTAATTGTTGACATAATTTGTAATTTATAAGGAATTAGTATAAAGGTAATTAATATTTTTATCAGGTTGAAATTTCCTGTTAATTATCATCAAAAGCTAGACTTTTCCAATTTTCTTTTTTCAGATATTTAATCATGATTAAAAATATAATCCACGCTATAATGGTAATCACCCAAATTATAATTTCGTATTCATGAATAACGATATGTAAGTAACCTACTAATGCTAAAAGTCCTAATATAAACAGGTTAATGATTGTTCTACTTTTCCCGTTTTCTATAGATTGTGAAAAGGGAAAAGATTTGACTAGGAATAACATAACAAGAACACTTTCAATACCTCCTATGGCTGTTGCTAGCAGAATGTCATTGGTCACATGTGCGCCAAAAAGGGGGACACAAATGATTAGAAAAATTAAATTGAAGGGTACGAAATATTTTAAGAATGCTGATTTTAAAACTCCTGACATTAATTCTCCTGTTTGTTGAATAGGGGCTGCGTAATAGATCCATGCCGCTTTGTATTTTTCACTTTTAGTGATTAGCTGGAAAACAGTTAATACTGTAAAAAGCGATAGATAGAAAATCATAATATAAAGTCCTGATGTATTCACACGGTCAATTTGTTCAGCCAATGTATTATTTTTCCCCTGCAGAAATAGAAAAATGAAGTAAATCGGTAAGTAAGCCATTGTGGGATACAGTTGCATTTTAAACTCTCTAGACCGTGAAGTTATTAACCAAATGATTGAAAATCCCGCTTTTTCCAATGGTGTATTTGTGAATATTTTTTCTATTTTTTTATAAAACGAAATTTTCCCCTCTTGTGATAGTTCTTCTTTTTTAACTGGGCTGTCTCCGATAGCTAACTGTGCTATTTTATTATTAAAATCTTTCGAAAATAATTGTGATGACCCTAAAATGGCCACAATAAGTAAAATGATGCTGAGAGAAGCAAAAATAAGTGTCAAACCACTGAAATCTTTAACTAGCATAGCTTGAAAAGATGCGATCCATGTTCCTGGAGAAATCCATAGTAATTTAAGATGATAAATACTGTTTTCTCCTTCTGTAAAACTTTGCATTACTCTAGGGCCAATTTGATAACCTAGAAAAATAAAAATGGAAAAGAATATCTGGATGTAACTGATTGTATCTTTAAATTTTTGAATAGACAGAAAACGTAGACATAAGGAATAGAAAATATTGACAAAGAAAACCGCTATTAAAGCTGCGATTATAATTTGAACAAGAAATATCGATGCTGCAAAAATATTCCAACTGACAAATACATAGATTAATGCTGGTAATGTTATGGGCAGTAATTGCGTAGAAATCTTTATTAACATGTATAATATCCTTGAAAAAGCAACTGTTTTATCATTCACTGGTCTTGGTAAAATGATATATTGGTCCTTGTTATCAAGAAGAATTGTTGAGAAGTCTGTTATCAGCGATAATGATAATATGGATAATATAAACGTTAAGAATAATGATGTTGCTAAGAATTTATCGGGGATGATAATAACAAATGATAAGAACATGAGCCCCATAAGGGAGAAAATAAAAAATTGAAACCAGGTTGAATTTTTAGCTGGTTTCTTATTTTGATTCTTCGTGAACGAGGCTAAAGGACGACGATCATCTATTGTTAATTTTGTTTCAATTATTATCCTTAATTGGGCAACATCGATACCTATGCTTGTCCATAATTTGCTGAAAAGCAAAATGAATTTTAATGTTAATTTCTGCATATTATTTTATCGAATTGCTGAAATAATATGTGATGCATCTATGTTTCCATCTTCTTTTCCTGT
This region includes:
- a CDS encoding alpha/beta fold hydrolase is translated as MLNFLKSKITRVPAKYHKSIHVLFHFILLIGCLSCTASLAQEIDKNQLERHYESATKQFSTYEQKHRRTTETINVNLSYLQWGDNQNKTKVLIWLHGSLSNAYEFAPFALHLVKIGYRIISIDQYNAGKTPLPPFDASFDDLCIDIKSLMDTLEIQHAVIGGFSRGGYLATNFYKLFPTYVAGLILEDGGSVAFNTSYFKLNQRELEQKLQEVNLPAEIEEKYFGFYDNHFDAYKSLYDDSNKSDQFEILSFLKPLDQKWITYRGQQEYYHMRDSLQMSEAIFGNPNVSNYASSIIKVAPFEIFKHVNIPVLILDAISVHDPMPVYAENKMLAEKHSNFIKHIAFENVDHNIHFAYPEQFLKVITKFLNEVKLTKD
- a CDS encoding aldehyde dehydrogenase family protein: MTDHIQTIFELQQKNKAVLQWSTAQQRILKLRRLKTAIEEFEEQIYDALQTDLRKSKFESALTEVFFALSEIDFAIKNLKQWMKPKRARRTLTSILATNRIYQQPRGVCLIIAPWNYPFQLIMSPLISAIAAGNCIILKPSEISSATSNVITQLIKNTFQEEDIACFEGDRSISEFLLQLPFDHIFFTGSTTVGKAVMQAASKNLSTVTLELGGKSPVIIDETADIKDAASKIAWGKLINAGQTCIAPDHVFIQRSKLEEFIQQYKEAVSRQFFNDQQQLDMAQYSKIINRQHAERLVGLITDAVDNGASIAWGGEVLWPELTIYPTLLSHVSLDSKIMQEEIFGPILPVIPYDDLEMPLNIINSKSKPLALYIFSKNKLTVKRLLKSTSSGGACINDVVIHVSNPNLPFGGVNGSGMGSCHGIFGFKTFSHERSVAFQSAFNMSQLIYPPYTKKEWVMKLLRKFM
- a CDS encoding SO2930 family diheme c-type cytochrome, whose product is MQKFYLLTISILLSTFLILLMHQGCNNTNKAKSDNSTEGFTFKEKLSDYGFFKGNLKNLEPVKGVIRYDLSTPLFTDYAIKDRFIVLPHGKQINYRASGPLEFPDSSIIIKNFAYTNEAHQKIMIETRLLVKDPKNKKWIVMNYLWNKEQTDAIRHITGAKVPITLLDENGNKHVTNYMVPNTNDCKRCRTDNDTLTPIGPKARNLNFILKDQMNNQLTKWTLEGILVGLPEISKVAQLPVWTDSKHYSLEKRARAYLDINCAHCHTKGGDAFNTGLFLDYEENNPNHLGIKKAPVSAGGGAGGLDFDIIPGNPTQSILLHRMNSVEPGTAMPELARTIIHKEGVALIREWIQQLPQ
- a CDS encoding parallel beta-helix domain-containing protein, which translates into the protein MKQSFYLKLTLLFMIVGMISSCKGTKEQQDNYANILTFKPGEEAKIEEAFLSIKDSTSILLQAGNYKFDNLSIVQVKHILIHGEGHDKTVLNFSSQTQGGEGIRVTDVKGFTIENMTIRDSKGDLLKISNSSDVKVANLHALWSQADSTSGGYAIYPVLCKNVLVENCYTEGSSDAGIYVGQTDGAIVRNCKAAKNVAGCEIENTSNAEVYNNEFYNNTAGFLIFDLPDLSKRGGKVKVYNNNIYDNNFRNFAKSGSFGTSWGVGNASPGSGIIILAASDIEIYDNKITGNNTAAITIASGFATDDKAAEKINANYSPISKNIKIHSNKLEMGPEFPKPAFEHRIGQVLVATQEQLNKLDPNRKFKRIPLIVYDGFSSNVLTKGTALNPDSICIHQPEENLFVNADFQNVAKPENWKPNTDSAPFQCK
- a CDS encoding TonB-dependent receptor, with amino-acid sequence MKKVLLLNLILYLCMPGTVLAQSFIKGSIKNSTTNEAAYAISIRVKNGTDGTYSDDRGRFQLKTSKSLPITLLISSIGYEPQEFIVESFSTPLELLLKPAQILGQEVVVSASRTVQNKLSSPVTIEQISAKDVVNSPQINYMDMMQGLKGVDVTVSSLGFTSVTTRGFNTSGNTNFTQIVDGMDNQAPGLNFPLGSAIGLTQLDVDNIELLSGASSALYGSRGLNGTMVMTGKDPFKYQGVSVLITQGVNHINNKKKNDPVSPSPYYDWTIRFAKKINDKIAFKINTQYTQAKDWVANDASNKNGPGTSLTDPNYNGVNFYGGSTSTDISPFLQAALAGNPDLAPIIEPLLSKPNYVARTGYPEYGYLDNTAKLFKINGELRYKISPKIEAIASGTFGTGNIVYTNDTRYQLKGFKVGQYRLELKSDNWFVRTYTTQENSGRTLVAGPTAQYINESWKTSYDGEAGGWYPEYTYQLINSLAGGAALNDAHLAARAFADQGRAELGTPLFNRLRDSITSTPISEGGTLFLDRSKLYNTEAQYNFSNQIKFMTVIAGVNWRLYNLNSKNTLFPDKDKPINVNEYSAYVQMAKKVAEERLNIAASFRYDKNTLFSSPKVTSRASLVFEAMNQNFIRFSYQNAYSFPSNIQALQNTLNGYNSYSSGGSSRLLNDNYQFDKYPPYVYESVLKFQETGDPGVLEKFQYDDIKPQSVNAFELGYAALLGNRFMIDILGYFSTWKNFIGYANVANTPGTDDVNALKDHSTYIQYNIAFNGGETVNTYGYAASLSVDMGYNFLGKINYYSDYLKNKNDSQINNFNTPNYHINMEFGNSGFGKKQVWSFNTSLRYKPGYHYVVSGGLASGEVPSSAVIDAQISYKLIKARSGIRLGATNITNKYYSTGIANPRIGAVYYVTYAYNIL
- a CDS encoding TetR/AcrR family transcriptional regulator, yielding MSKKEEVKKKIGKSAMECFAKFGLDKTTLEDIAKAVGLNKTSLYYYYKSKEDIFIEVALEEGENYIHSLQSATVEKEGIENRTAFYLESRFNYYKNVLNMNRVSVESMGKLLPRFFELYDALMIREKAFLTQLLEEAVKEEELELKDPKNTASVLINFSNALKHSVEQQAILKQEPEIDYSQSLQDTKFLVSLIFKGIKK
- a CDS encoding SRPBCC domain-containing protein, translating into MSTITVSADINAPLEYVWKLFSKPEHIIHWNAASDDWETTSATNDLRNGGRFSFHMAAKDKSFDFNFEGQYDEVRPLRHIAYTLGDNRKVSTTFFENKNVVTIVQSFDSETSHSEEQQHSGWQAILNNFKKYVETQFQQKDA